The proteins below come from a single Salvelinus fontinalis isolate EN_2023a chromosome 1, ASM2944872v1, whole genome shotgun sequence genomic window:
- the eif4ebp2 gene encoding eukaryotic translation initiation factor 4E-binding protein 2, translating into MSSSTSRQLSESRAIPTRTVLINDRTQLPHDYCTTPGGTLFSTTPGGTRIIYDRKFLLDRRNSPIAQTPPAHLPIIPGVTSLNVLTENRRNEASNHIKPHNSHGKTATGEDAQFEMDI; encoded by the exons ATGTCGTCGTCTACCAGTCGTCAGCTTAGCGAAAGCAGGGCCATTCCAACCAGGACGGTGTTGATCAACGATAGAACACAGCTACCTCATGATTATTGCACCACCCCTGGAGGCACTTTATTTTCAACAACTCCGGGAG GGACCAGGATCATCTACGACCGTAAGTTCCTATTGGACCGGCGTAACTCCCCCATCGCCCAGACCCCCCCGGCCCATCTGCCCATCATCCCCGGGGTGACCAGCCTCAACGTCCTGACCGAGAACAGAAGGAACGAGGCCAGCAACCACATCAAACCCCACAACAGTCATGGCAAGACAGCCACCG GTGAGGATGCTCAGTTTGAGATGGACATCTGA
- the ppa1b gene encoding inorganic pyrophosphatase, with translation MSFTVEERGKPNTLSYRLFFKNADGKYVSPFHDIPMYADESQNIFHVVVEVPRWTNAKMEIATKDPLNPIKQDVKKGNLRYVANVFPHKGYIWNYGAIPQTWEDPGHKDEDTDCCGDNDPIDVCEIGTKVCLRGEVIKVKVLGVLAMIDEGETDWKVIAINVEDPEAKDLNNIGDIQRLKPGYLEATVDWFRRYKVPDGKPENQFAFNGEFKDKEFAIETIKSTHGFWKALISQKTNSGGLNCKNTCVSADDSPFCCSTDEAKAVIEGTTPCGTEDPIPCSVDKWFYYEKE, from the exons ATGAGTTTCACAGTCGAAGAGAGGGGAAAACCCAATACTTTGAGCTATCGTTTGTTTTTCA AAAATGCTGATGGAAAGTATGTCTCCCCATTCCATGACATACCTATGTATGCTGATGAGAGCCAG AACATTTTCCACGTGGTTGTTGAAGTACCAAGATGGACAAATGCAAAGATGGAG ATTGCAACCAAAGACCCCCTGAACCCGATCAAGCAGGATGTGAAGAAGGGGAACCTGCGTTACGTCGCCAATGTTTTCCCCCACAAAGGCTACATCTGGAACTATGGAGCAATACCTCAG ACTTGGGAGGATCCCGGGCACAAAGATGAAGACACTGACTGCTGTGGTGACAACGACCCCATCGACGTCTGTGAAATCGGTACCAAG GTGTGTTTGCGTGGGGAGGTGATCAAGGTGAAGGTACTGGGGGTTTTGGCCATGATCGACGAGGGGGAGACGGACTGGAAGGTCATAGCCATCAACGTGGAGGACCCTGAAGCTAAGGACCTGAACA ACATCGGTGACATCCAGAGGCTGAAGCCAGGTTACTTGGAGGCCACCGTGGACTGGTTCAGGAGGTACAAGGTACCAGATGGGAAACCAGAGAACCAGTTTGCCTTCAACGGAGAGTTCAAAGACAAG GAATTTGCCATTGAGACAATCAAGAGCACCCATGGCTTCTGGAAGGCACTTATCTCTCAGAAGACCAACTCTGGAGGACTCAACTG TAAAAACACGTGTGTTTCGGCTGACGACAGCCCCTTCTGCTGCTCAACGGACGAGGCCAAGGCTGTCATAGAAGGG ACAACCCCTTGTGGAACCGAAGATCCTATCCCCTGCTCAG TGGATAAATGGTTCTACTATGAGAAGGAGTAA